One window of Sporocytophaga myxococcoides genomic DNA carries:
- a CDS encoding UbiA family prenyltransferase, whose product MATTQLNEFSKATENNSSFLKRSYIYQKERFPIAGHGLLITAFSFSAISYSRICRGLTDFVSMDIFLPGVFITISLFLLLRISDEFKDADDDAKFRRHLPVPRGLITFRELKITAIAAFISQLFVMAFCFPAMWSIYTIVIIYLLLMGKEFFIAEWLKKHQLWYVISHMLIVPLIDVFASGLDWKLAGANPPAGLIFFFTVSFMNGIVLEIGRKIRPAEEEQKGVLTYSSMLGPTRATVLWIAALSATLILSLLAASYANLGTTPIYLLIIFFILSSFPAILFIKNKNKKLAKTIEITSGLWTIAMYLTLGGIPMLREIL is encoded by the coding sequence ATGGCAACAACACAATTAAACGAATTCAGCAAGGCGACAGAAAACAATTCCAGCTTTCTGAAAAGGTCTTATATATATCAGAAAGAAAGATTTCCAATTGCGGGTCATGGGCTACTTATCACTGCTTTCAGCTTTTCTGCAATTTCCTATTCCCGCATCTGCAGAGGACTTACAGACTTCGTATCCATGGACATTTTCCTTCCAGGAGTATTCATAACAATAAGTCTTTTCCTTCTACTAAGAATCTCTGACGAATTTAAAGATGCTGATGATGATGCGAAATTCAGAAGACATCTTCCCGTACCGAGAGGACTTATCACTTTTCGTGAACTAAAAATCACGGCCATAGCGGCCTTCATTTCACAGTTATTTGTAATGGCCTTTTGTTTTCCTGCTATGTGGAGTATTTATACAATAGTTATAATCTATCTGCTCCTGATGGGAAAAGAATTTTTCATTGCAGAGTGGCTGAAAAAACATCAGCTATGGTATGTCATCTCACACATGCTGATAGTGCCTCTCATAGACGTTTTCGCAAGCGGACTGGATTGGAAACTCGCTGGTGCAAATCCACCTGCAGGTCTTATATTCTTTTTTACAGTTTCTTTTATGAATGGTATTGTTCTGGAAATCGGTCGCAAAATTAGACCTGCTGAAGAAGAACAGAAAGGAGTGCTCACCTATTCATCAATGCTCGGTCCCACAAGAGCGACAGTTTTATGGATAGCAGCTCTTTCAGCAACACTAATCCTGAGCTTGCTCGCGGCTTCGTATGCGAATCTCGGCACTACTCCTATTTACCTGCTTATCATCTTTTTTATACTATCTTCTTTTCCTGCTATTCTTTTTATCAAAAATAAAAATAAGAAGCTGGCAAAAACTATTGAAATCACAAGTGGATTATGGACCATAGCAATGTATCTTACGTTGGGCGGAATTCCAATGCTCAGAGAGATCCTGTAA
- a CDS encoding hydroxymethylglutaryl-CoA reductase: protein MASSAEKTRNRLKNIGSFDIIEKLKENLNKNSDTEKDRLPIELKITEEGTTERRNFIYSETGKTLPLLYGEHSFNNLNTLEGNIENFIGMSMIPTGVIGPLRVTGTDDNGDFYIPLATSEGALVASYHRGAKACYLAGGATSICLVEGVQRSPVFKFNTIVELGSFLSWVLPLTDHFRHITENTSRYAKLIDLKANIEGNHLILIFEYSTGDAAGQNMVTLCTDEICQYILEHAPVKPEFWFIESNYSGDKKATAYSFSNVRGKKVTAEIILPESIITSVLKTTARAMAEYWRTSTVGVIQSGAIGAQGHIANGLTALFIATGQDVACISEAAVGITRMEEKEDGALYASVTLPNLIVGTVGGGTALPTQKECLELMDCAGEGKARKFAEICGAVVLAGELSIAAALSSGHFTGAHKKLGRKKVKS, encoded by the coding sequence ATGGCTTCATCCGCAGAAAAGACTAGAAACAGATTAAAAAACATAGGTTCTTTTGATATCATAGAAAAGCTCAAAGAAAATCTGAACAAAAATTCAGATACAGAAAAGGATAGACTCCCGATTGAATTAAAGATTACTGAAGAAGGCACCACCGAAAGACGGAACTTTATCTATTCTGAAACAGGGAAAACACTTCCTCTGCTATATGGGGAGCACTCGTTTAATAATCTCAATACGCTGGAAGGCAACATTGAAAACTTTATTGGAATGTCTATGATTCCTACCGGAGTGATAGGTCCTTTAAGGGTAACCGGCACTGATGATAACGGCGACTTTTATATTCCTCTGGCAACCAGCGAAGGAGCACTTGTAGCATCCTATCATCGTGGAGCAAAGGCTTGCTATCTGGCAGGGGGAGCTACATCGATCTGTCTTGTAGAAGGTGTCCAGAGAAGTCCGGTGTTTAAGTTCAACACTATTGTCGAGCTGGGATCATTCCTTTCATGGGTCCTTCCTCTGACAGATCATTTCAGACACATCACTGAAAACACCAGTCGATATGCGAAGCTGATAGACCTGAAAGCAAATATTGAAGGCAATCATCTTATACTCATATTTGAATATTCTACAGGCGATGCAGCAGGACAGAACATGGTGACCTTATGCACCGATGAAATCTGTCAATACATCCTTGAACATGCTCCTGTAAAACCGGAGTTCTGGTTCATTGAAAGTAATTATTCCGGAGATAAAAAGGCTACTGCCTACTCCTTCAGCAATGTAAGGGGCAAGAAGGTTACAGCTGAAATAATTCTTCCGGAATCCATAATTACCAGCGTGCTTAAAACAACTGCAAGAGCAATGGCTGAGTACTGGAGGACATCAACTGTAGGAGTGATACAAAGCGGCGCTATAGGAGCTCAGGGACACATCGCCAATGGTCTTACAGCTTTGTTCATTGCCACTGGTCAAGACGTGGCCTGCATTTCTGAAGCAGCTGTCGGAATCACCAGGATGGAAGAAAAAGAAGATGGCGCTCTCTACGCATCCGTTACTTTACCCAATCTCATTGTAGGCACAGTAGGTGGTGGAACAGCGCTGCCTACTCAGAAAGAATGTCTTGAACTAATGGATTGTGCCGGTGAAGGGAAAGCCAGAAAATTTGCAGAGATATGCGGAGCTGTTGTGCTTGCAGGAGAGCTGTCAATTGCAGCAGCATTATCCTCAGGTCATTTTACAGGCGCTCATAAAAAGTTGGGGAGGAAAAAGGTAAAATCATAA